ACACAAGCATAATAGAACAATTACAAGTAAATGACAGGAATACAAACTGAAACTTTACACATAATATCTCTTGACAGCATCTGAGTTGATCGGTTTTGGCCACGAGGTGCCATCCATCTCCAATAGGACCAAAGAACCTCCGTACAATACCTTGCGAACCATGTAGGGTCCTTGTCAATTTGGCGCGAATTTTCCTTTGTATacgtcttgatgaggaaaaatgtgTCTAAGGACCAACTGACCAACTTCGAAAATTCTGGTTCTTACTCTCGTGTGAGAGGACGAATCATTATCTGTCTATACAACTGACCATGACAGACCACAACCATtctgttctcatcaatcaaagttaGATGATCAATCCGCTTACTGACCCATTCAGCATTACTTaactcagcttcttggatgattctcaagGACGGTATTTCgacttcagcaggtatgactgTTTCCGCTCCATCTACTAGTGGAGTAGCTCCAATCAATGTTCTGATAGTCGTTCGATAACCCAACAAAGCATATGGCAGcatctcatgccaacctcgGTAATTGTCAACCATCTTCTTCAGAATCTCCTTGATATTCTTATTAGCAGCCTCTACAACTCCATTCATTTGGGGACGATAAGCAGTTGAATTCCGATGAGTGaccttaaatttttcataaatatctCTCATCAAATGACTAttgagatttgcaccattatcagtaatgatggattctggcaTTCCAAATCTGTatatcagattgttgcgaacaaaatcatccacaactttcttggttactGACTTATAAgaagctgcttccacccacttggtgaaataatcaatggcaaccaaaatgAATCTATGTCCATTAAAAGCGGCTAGCTCTATCGAATTGATGACATCCATGCCCCAAGATATaaatggccaaggtgaaatCATACCATTAAGTTCGTGAGGTGGCACTCGGATCAAAGCACCGTGCATttgacatttatgacattttttcacatacttgcaacaatcattctctatagtcatccagaaatacCCGGCTCAAAGGATCTTTCTTGCCAAACTGAGCCTATTTATATGCGTGCCACAAACTCCAGCATGTATATGTTGAATAAGTTTCGCAGCTTCAACAGCATCAACACATATGAGAAGTcccaaatctggagtcctcctataaaggaTTTCTCCACTCAGAAAGAAATTAAGAGCCATACGGCGTATCGACTTCTTTTGGTTGGATGTGGCATCTTCAGTATAATTCCCGGTCTCTAAGTAcctctttatatcaaaataccttGGCAAACCATCTGGTTCTGCTTCAACATATGAACAATGGACCggatgttctttcaactctatatccaGAGGATCGATATAATCAGCATCTGGATGCTTAATCATACAAGCGATAGTGGTGAGAACATCAACCAACTCATTCTGTATTCTAGAAGTATGTCTAAACTCGATCTTGCGAAATCTTTTGCACAACTTTTGTACATATTGtacgtaaggtataatcttTGGGTTCTTCACAACCCATTCTCCTTGTACCTGATGAATCAACAGATCCAAATCTCCGATAACCAATAGCTCGTAGACATTCATGtcgatggccattttcaaaccgAGGATACAAGCTTCATATTCGGCCATGTTGTTCGTACAATTAAATTGGATCTTAGCCGCCATGGGATAGTGTTGACCAGATTCTGACACTAAAACTGCTCTGATGCCTTTCCCTTGATGATTTgccgctccatcaaagaataatctccaaccGGGATATGCTTCAAAATTATCTTCACCTGcaaatgacacttcttcatcgtgaaaataagtcttgagcagttcatactcttcatcaacagattttctgcaagatgatcagccaaggCTTGTGCTTTTATCGccttctgagtcacatacacaatatcaaacTCACTCAATAGCATTTACCACTTAGCAAACTTTCCGGTCGGCATCGCTTTCtggaaaatatacttcaatGGATCCATTTTAGAAATGAGATATGTAGTATAGGAAGAGAAATAATGTCTCAACTTCTGTGCAAGCCAAGTCAAAGCACAACAAGTCCTCTCTACCAAAGTGTAACGAGACTCGTATGGAGTAAGCTTCTTGCTTATGTAATAGATAGACCTCTCCTTCTTTCCTGTCTCGTCGTGTTGACGGACTACGCATCCAAATGCACTATCTGAGACAGACAAATACAGCAGCAAAGGACTCCTTTCTCGCGGAGGAACCAATATCGATGGATTtgacaaatagttcttgatagaGTCAAAAGCAGTCTGACACTCTTTAGTCCATTTGTCGAAGCATCTTTCTTCAACAGCTTGAAGATAGGCTCACACCACggttgattgagctatgaatcgaatgatgtagttcaacctccctaagaaactcataaCCTCTTTTCTCACCTTCAgcggaggtaactcttgaatcgCTTTAATTTTAGAATGATCGAGCTCGATAACCCTTCTGCttactataaatcccaacaactttcCGGCTGGAACTCCAAAAGCGTATTTTGTGGGATTTAGCTTCAAGTTATAACGACGCAAACGGTCAAAAAACTTCCTTCGATGTGTCAAATGGTCCGAACTCTTACAGGACTTGATTATGACGTCGTCTACGTACACCtcaatctccttatgaatcataTCATGAAAGATAGTCGTCATAGCCCTCATATAGGTAGCACCAACATTCTTGAGGCCAAATGTCATCACTctgtaatgatatacaccccaaggtgtaataAAAGCTATCTTTTCTGCATCTTCTTCGTCCATCAGAATCTGATGATAACCTGGATAACAATCCATAAACGATTgtatttcatgcttagcacaATTATCAATCAGAATGTGAATGTTCAGCAATGGAAAATTATCCTTAGGGCTGGCTTTGTTGAGATCACTGTAGTCGACACAAACTTTGATCTtcccatcttttttggtgaccGAAACAACATTGGCCAAACATGTCGGGTATTGTGTCACTTCCACCAATCGAGACTCTATCTGCTTGGTGATCTCTTCTTTAATATTTAAACTCAACTTAGGCTTGAATTTCCTAGTTTTATGCTTTAACGGACTGAACCTGGATTAATAGGCAATTTCTGAGAAACAACATCGATACTTAGCCCTAGCATGTCGCTGACTTCCCAGACGAACACATCAATGTACTCGGTGAGTAAATGAATCAGACCCTTTCTTTGATCTTCATTCAAGTGGACGCTGATTTTGATCTCTTTGACACACTCTTGGTCTCCCCGATTTATAGTTACAGTTTCCTCTAAATTTGGTTTATGCTGATTTTCAAACTGCAGAAACTCTTCAACAACATATTCCGGTGCCTCACTTTCCCATTCGTATTCATCAACCTCGTCATCACCagcctcattttgttcattcagctCGTGAAATGACATGACACTGGCAGGTTCAAAACTTACATTACTGAAACAATAAACAGACAAAGTTAGGAAAGCAAACTATAACAGATGAGTGAATAAACAAATTTCAAACTAAAAGAGGCTTTcatttaaattggaaaaaatggTGAAAACTTTGGCCATGGCATAGGGCCACGTTGCCTTTTTAAGCATCACgatggaaaatgaaaattttaaacagataagaaaaatgcaaaatggtgggtctcgggcctcttccgAACTACCACCGATTTCAATATGCATAAAACGATGCCCTTCTACCAAGGAGTTCGGGGGATCAGGATGGGCGTGGAGGTCCAATTCTGCAACATCTCTCCAGGCTTAGCATCACGGATACCAGCCAGCTCGACCTCTTCCTCAATAAAAGCATCGATATCCTCAAAAAGGCCATAGATTCCCTTTCCCAAGGTCGTCATGCTCAGAAAACTCTCGGATTGGGATAGATTGTTACAAATGCGGGATCGGCTTAGCCAATGCTTGATGATTTCTATTATTAACCTTCACATCATCATATAtggggatgtaccccaaaccatatctAGCTCCTTTGACGGGAATCAGAATAGGATCAATAATTCCTGAAGAATTTCTTCCCAATCCAAAACCTGGTTCAACACCGTTCTGCAGCATTACAGTGGCTATCATCTTGTACACGTCAGGCATGGGAGTCTTTGGGGCCAAGTCTTCACCGGTGGCATTTACCAGCTCCACCGTATAGAAATCAATACGTCGGGACAGTTCATCGATAATCGTCTCCTGTCTTCCAGAATGACTACCTTCGCCATGAATGACTAGCTCTTCGTTCCTCCAAACGAGTTTCATCATCTAATGTAGCATAGAAGGCACAACTCCAGCCATATGAATGAAAGGCCTTCCCAGAAGAAGGTTATAGCTGGTGTCCATGTCCAAGACTTGAAACTGCGCACTGAATTCTGCCGGACCCATTTGGATAATCAGATTCACCGCTCCCAACCTATCCCTTTGAACCCCATCAAAGGCTCTTACATTGACTTGGTTTTGTTCAAGCTTCTCAAGGTCAAACCTTAACTGCCTCAGTATCGACGACGGGCAAATATTCAGACCAGATCCATCATCTACTAAGACACGATTGACAACCTTTCCACGACAGACGATAGCGATATGCAGTGCCTTGTTGTGGGACCTCTCCATAAAAGGCAACTCGTCATTGCAAAAGCTTATTCGATGCCCTCAAATAACTCGGTTAATCATAGCAGCCACATTATCACTGCTTGTGCCGACGGACACATACGTATCATCAAGAGCCCTCATCCAAGCCTGCCTGTGCGATCGAGAACTCATCAGCAGGGCCAATACAGAAATCTGGGGTGGagtcttctccaaatgcttgacaataaaataatctttcGGCTACATTCTTCTCCAGAATTCCTCTGCCTCACCCTCGCTTATTGGCCTTTTATCTTGATCCTTCTTTTGAACTTCGAGAGCAAACTCCTCAAGAGTATAACATCTTCCGGATCGGGTCATACCTTGTGCAACAGCAGTCTCAATCACAAATTTTGGCTTGATAAGAGTTTTTCATAGCACCAAGGCAACAACCTTTGCGGGTGTCAAGATAACtaactttttcttctcttttatgCTCAAGGAAGCTACATCTTTTTCCAACTCGTCATGAACGATTGGAGTTATCACATTCATCCCACACCAATCATCGTCTATTTCGATCATACTGATGTTGCTGCCTCCATGATTTGGCAAAGGATTGGTATTGACATTAGGTGCAGCTGATTTGAGAGAAACCACCTCTTGGTCGATTAAATCCTGAATCTTatgcttgaggttgatacagTCCTCTGTATCATGCccaacactgttggaatgataagcacatctctgGTTTGGCCTATACAATTTCGAATTGATATCCATGGGTTTGGGCCCCACTGAGTGGATATATCCGGCCGTAGCCAGTCGCTCGTACATCTTTGTTCAGCTTTTTGCGAGTGAGGTGAAATTCCTCGAAGGTTTCTTCTTGAACAGAGGTCGAGCGGGATAATAACTTCCTTGTGGGGGAGGAGGCACCTATTGATAACTTCTGGTATTTGGACGGAGAGCTTGACTTCTGGGATATGGGTTTGTTTGGTAGTTTGGCATTGGAGCTTGGTAGTTCGGGTGAGGATTTTGATTTGATAGAGCTTGGACTTGATACATAGGAGGGGGTGCTTGGGTAGCTCGAGTGCACCTTAGCACAGTTAGGAGCAACACCTTGGTAGGGAGATGGAATTTGGTAGGGTGGAGGATGATTTGGGTAAACGGGAGATGGATTTTGGTAATTCGGGGATGGACTTTGGTATAGTGGAGCTTGGACGTTTGGATAAGTGGAGGAATCATTATGATAAATTAGAGGATTATTGGGATGACTAGCTTGCGTGTAGCAAGCTTGGTAGGAATTTTGAGAAAGCCGAGAACGACCTTGAGAATATGACGAGCTTCTGGGAGTTTTCCTTCCCCCATATGAAACAGCAgcaatttcttctcttttcttcttcaatgttCCTGATGATCCCGGCGATGCAGCAACACGAGCTATCTTCCCTGTTTTTAACCCgtcttcgatagtctcaccaactTTGACTATTTCAGCAAATTTAGCTCCTACGAGCAACAGGATTCGAACATAATATTCGGGCTCTTGCACCGGCACGAACACTTCTACAACTTCTTTTTCAAACAATGACGGTCTCACCCTCGCCACTTCTTTTCTCCACCTATAGGCAAACTCCCTATAGTTCTTAgttgattttttctttatcttttccaAAGAGTATCGATTTGGAGCAATTTCTACGTTGTAAGCGAATCGATCGATAAAATATTTGGCCAACGCATTCCAGCTGGGCCATTGTCAAGTTTCATGCGAGGTGAACCATTCAAGAGCTTCTCCGCACAGGCTTCGGCTCAAGAGCCGCATCAATATAGCTTCATCCCTTCCAACTCCCACGAGCTGGTCACAGTAGGATCTTAGATGATCCATAGGGTTGCCCACTCCTCCGAAGGTGTCAAACTTTGGGATCTTGAACCCTTCTGGAAGTTCCATATTTGGATGAATACATAAGTCTTCATAATTAAGCCCCGCGATATCGGAGAAGCATTGGAGCTTTTTATAGCTTTCttgatctcttcttttatgTCGACCTTTACCTCCTCCATTGCCCTCCACTCATTTTCCTGTTCCTCATAATGTTCCAGCTCAGAACCGTGCAAATCATGCTCGGCAGGGATGGGAATTTGGAAAGTGATCCTTTTGGGTAAGGGTGGAGCTACAGAGGGACTCTGGGCATTTTGAGCGGTTTGATAATTCTGTGGGTAAGTCTGTGGATTGGTATTCTAATTTAAGTGGTGGGGTGTTTTGGGATTGAAAGTATTTTGGTTGTGATTTTGATTCTTATTTTGCGGTGGTGGAGCGGTTTGATGgtgggtattttgaggatggggTGGCTTTGGGGATGGTTTTTTTGAGGAGGAGGTGGAGTTTGGTAGGATGCAGAAGcatattggggattttgggtAGTCAGATGTATAACCGACGGATTCCGAGCAGGTGTAGATGGTTGGTTCTGAGCTGGATCCATATTTGAGGAAGGGAAGTAGATTGGAGGTCTCCCATCAGCAGCGTTAGTAGCGAATCCTGGTGGAGGCAGATCCTGTCTCCTTTGCATTTCTACCCACATCTCTGCAATCTATTGCATCAACTGCAGAATCAACTCATTTTGGTCCGCTATGGTGGGTTGAGCCACCCAACATCAGTAAGACTTACTTCTTCGTTGTTATCTCTCTTAACAGTCTTTTCTTTGTCTGAGCTTTGTCTAGGGAAGAAATCTACGGGACCTTTTGATCTGGTGAAATAGGGATGATCTGCCAGCTTTtgatcgacacagatcagttccaaagtacctgagaaggagaacaactcaaaggcagatTTTTCAATGCAAATTCAcaatacaaaatgcataatatcacagagaaagcatataaacacacaagttgctttgtttgaggatatcttcaacTCACGAGTAAGGACGGAAATGCATTTTTTGACAAGCaggagtttgcttgttttagttttggcACTGtcttaaaaaaactaaatcgCGTTGAGCTAAGGTCTTCTTACAACTGCTCTTTGACGTCCATTGATCTGACCTTCGCATCTTCTCATAACATGAAGgggggagaatgaaaatttttaaagataggggTCAAGCCTGGAGAGGCTGTCTACGTATCTCGCAAGGAGAATTCAGGCGCAACGTAGTTTGAGAAcaagataaaacattttcattcattcgttcattacgattacaaggaaattgaaaggcaacaatagatatttttaaaacataaaataatgatGACACGTTAGtcattttccttcttgttgtaGCATTTGTCTCCTCCTTTCAGATGACCCAGGAATGGAGGTTTGTAGACGATTTCCTCGCCATCGTCTTCCCCATTCGCTCCAGGGTGAGTGTTATCGGGACCACTATTAGCCCCTTGCTCGTAGACGGGGTATTTTTCACGCATTTTCTGAAGTTTATCAATCATGTTGATATGGAAagctttttcttcttccttaatGCGGACATCCTTTCTCTCATGGAGGTGAATTCTTCCATTTCCATTGTCAGCCCTTCATCAAGTGACATGCTTTTAGCTAACCGAGCGGCAGTCTCCAATTCtatcctcgcctctctcgcttctATTTCTTGCACTTTCAACCGTAGCATGTCCAACTTCTCTCGCAAGTCCTCTATGTCCATCTCAACATCTTTCTTTATCTTATATGTGATGCCAAATCCTCATCCAGTGTCACAGTTGCAACTTTGTACATTGCGGTCGCCATGTCGACTTTGAGCCCTTCCTCTTTGGCTTCTTGAATTTCCCGAGTGATCTGTTCGATCTTTCTTTGTAGTTCTTCTCCAGTGAGTTCCATCGGGATGTTCTTACCTTTGTCCATAGAAGTGATTTTTGCCTTTCC
The nucleotide sequence above comes from Solanum pennellii chromosome 9, SPENNV200. Encoded proteins:
- the LOC107030188 gene encoding uncharacterized protein K02A2.6-like — protein: MHGALIRVPPHELNGMISPWPFISWGMDVINSIELAAFNGHRFILVAIDYFTKWVEAASYKSVTKKVVDDFVRNNLIYRFGMPESIITDNGANLNSHLMRDIYEKFKVTHRNSTAYRPQMNGVVEAANKNIKEILKKMVDNYRGWHEMLPYALLGYRTTIRTLIGATPLVDGAETVIPAEVEIPSLRIIQEAELSNAEWVSKRIDHLTLIDENRMVVVCHGQLYRQIMIRPLTRE